In Thermococcus profundus, the genomic stretch AGATACTCCTCAGGCTTGAGGAAGAGGAGAAGCTCAACATCTCTGTGGAGCTATGAGGCTCGTTATAAGAAGGGATGATCTGGTGGGGATCATAAAGAGCGCAGGGGAGAGTGAGGGGGAGATCTGCGGCTTCCTCCTCGGCAGGATAGAGGGTTCGGCAGTCTTCGTTGAAGAGGTAAGGGGGACTAGAAACAAGCTCAACTCGCCTATTGCCTTTGAAATCGATCCCCTTGAAACTGCGGAAGTTCTCGACGAAGCCGAGGGGAAAGGGCTTGAAGTCGTTGGGGTCTTCCACTCCCACCTCGAGTGTCCGCCAGTGCCCTCGGGAAAAGACATTGAGGGCATGGATCTTTGGAGGAACGTCTGGCTGATAGTAACTCCCTCCGGAGGATTCCAGGCTTGGATCCTTGAAAACGGCGAAGTAAAAGAAGTTAGAGTTGAAACTAGGTAGCTACTCCCCGAATACCTTCCACAGCTCGTCGGTTTTTGGCCTTGGGAAGGGCCGTTCTTCCCCATCCACTATTGCCACGCGCTTCTTCTCGGCCAGGAACTCCCCGATAACGGCCGCATTTATGCCCTTTGAAAGCAACCTCTCAACGACAAACTTCGCGTGATCCCTTGGAACTGCCGCCAGGAGGGAACCCGAGCTTATCAGCGCGAGCGGGTTTAGGCTGTAGAACTCGCACACCTTGAGAGTTTCGTCCCTGATTGGCACCCTGTTTGGGAACACCCGAAAACCCAAGCCTGCCGCATCGGCCATTTCGTAGATTCCATTTGCTATTCCTCCCTCCGTCGGGTCGTGCATGGCGTTGGCGTAGTCCCGAAGAACCGTCGCCTCAGGAACGATGCTGATATAATCTATGAGCGAAGAGGCCCTCTCCACGAAGTCTCCTCCGAAGGCGCTGGCCAGTTCCTCCCTTTTCTCCCGCGCTATTATGGAGGTTCCCTCAAGCCCCGCCCATTTCGTCATGACTATTGCATCCCCGGGTCTCGCTCCATCGGATCTGACGAGCTTTTCCTTCTCAACCTCCCCCAGCATCGTGCCGATCACTATGGGCCTGTTCAAACCAGGGGTTACCTCGGTGTGGCCCCCCACTACGGAAACACCGATATTACGTGCCGTTTCGACGATATCCCCCATCAATCCGGAGAGTAACGCCTCATCTCCGTTCTCGGGCAGGAGTATCGTGACTAGGAACCACCTCGGCCTCGCACCGAAGGTAGCCACGTCGTTCGCGTTTACGTGGACGGCATAGAATCCGATGTCCTCAACGGCTCCGGTTATGGGATCTGTTGAAGCAACCACTATCTTTTCGCCGAAGTCTATCGCCGCCGCGTCTATCCCCTGGCCGGGACCGGTTATGACCCTTGGATCCGATTTCTCAAGCCGTTTAAAGACGAGTTCCTCCAGCTTCTCGGGCGGAAGCTTTCCAGGTGGAAGACCCATCATTATCACCTCACACTCCAGATCACAAGGAACATTAGGATGTAGGTGAGAACGGAGAGGATTATATGAACCTTGGTCCACAGCCCGGATCTCCTTCCGTTGAGGAAGATCAGTGCACCGCTCAGCATGGCGGCGCTCATGAGGGTGAAGGTAAGCCAGCCGAGGGTGTGGTGGTCCAGGTTCATCTCAAACCCTCCCAACCGGGAAGATGTAGAGGGGCCTGCCCTCCGTTCCGAGGATCTCTGAGACCCGCTCATCGTCGAAGGCCCCAACCGCCACCGTTCCGAGTCCGAGGGCGGTGGCCTGCAGGTATATGTTCTCCCCTATATGCCCGGCTTCCATGTGAACGTACCTCACTCCCCGTTCCCCGTAAACTTCGGTCGCCCTCCCATAAAAAGCCACGAGAACTATGTCGACGGCCGCATTTCCGACCCAATCCTGGTCGAGCGCTGCCCTCTCCAGATCATCCCTGTAGTCTCCCCTCTTGATGAACATCAAGCTGTGCCTTTGGGGATTGTACTTGTAGATGCCGGGTTCCAGACCCTCCACGTTCCCAGCCACCACGAACACTTCGAAGGGGTAAGTGGCACCGGCGCTCGGGGCGGCGCGCTTTCCATCTGGGCTCGTTATCCCCTGTGCTGCCCAGAGAAGCTGGGAGAGCTCCTCAAGCTTCAGGGGCTCGGGCAGGTAATCCCTCATGCTCCTCCTCCTGAGTATGGCCTCCTCAACAATCATCTCCCCCTTAAACCGGGGTTTTGGAAGGGCTATCTCCTCTCCCGAGGCCGTTCCGCCGCTCTCCCTTGGGAGGTAAGGCTTCACTAGGAGGAGTGAGCTCAGCACGATGACCGTGAAGACGACGAACCAGCCGATCCCCCTGTAGTTCCAAGGCATGTTGAAAGTTTGCACCGGAAACTTTTAACATATTCGGACGGGGTAGTTCACCCCTTGTCAAAAAGTTTGGGAAGAAATCCGGGGAAAGGCCGCCAAAAGAAAGTCAGGCGGCGGTGTAGTAGTACTCACCCATCTCCTTCTGCTCCCTGTCCTTAACGGAGCCCTCCTTGTTGGCCCTCGGCCTTCCGGTGTCGGGGTCGCGCCTGAAGGTTATTCCAATGTTCGCTAGGAAGCGGTTCATTCCATCCCTCATGCCCATCGGCGGGAGGGCCCTTCCGTGCTTTCCAGGCTCGCCCTCGAAGACTATCAGGCGGTCGCTGAGGTAGTCGACCATCATGACGTCGTGCTCGACTATCAGAGCGGTCTTCTCGTTCTTTGCCATGAGGGAGCGGATGGCCTTTGAGACCGCTAACCTCTGCTCGACGTCGAGATGTGCCGATGGCTCGTCAAGGAGGTAGAGGTCAGCGTCCCTGAGCAGGCAGGCCGTTATGGCAACGCGCTGGAGCTCACCGCCCGAGAGCTCGTTGACCTGCCTATCGTAGAGTTCCGGAATTCCGAGCGGGTTGAGCAGTTCCGTCTTGTAGAAGTTGCTCATGAGCTTAGCGGCGTCTATTTTGCTCAGCAGGTCAAAGACAGTTCCCTCGTAGTCGGTCTTGATGTACTGGGGCTTGTAGCTAACGGTAAGCGACCAGTCAACCTCCCCCTCGGTGGGCTTCTCGACTCCAGCTAACATTTTCACGAAGGTCGTCTTTCCGATACCGTTGGGCCCGACTATGCCGACGACTTCGCCAACGTAGAGCTCTCCACCCTCTGCCTCAAGCCTGAAGGAGCCGTTTTCGTACTCCTTAACGAGGCTTGGGTACTGGACGAGGATTTCACCCTCCTGGCTCTTCCTCTCGCTCTTCTTGGTGAAGCTTATCTCGAAGGGTCTGAAGCGGACGTTCTCGTCCCTCAAGTATCCCCTAAGGAACTCGTTTATGCCGTTCCTCGTCGATTTCGGCTGGGAGAAGATACCGTAGGCGCCTGGCTTGCCGTAAACTACATGGATGATGTCGCTCATGTAATCGAGGATGGCCAAATCGTGCTCAACCGTTAGAACCGCCTTCCCTGAATCGGCGAGCTTTCTTATCGTCTTGGCGATCCTGAGCCTCTGCCTTATGTCGAGGTAGCTTGAGGGCTCATCGAAGAAGTAGAAGTGCGCATCGCGGAGGAGAGCGGCGGCTATGGCGACGCGCTGGAGCTCACCTCCCGAGAGCTGCCTTATGTCCCTGTCGAGGATGTTCTCCAGTTCGAGCTCCCTCGCGACTTCATCGAGCCTTCCGCTCTCGTCGGCCCTCTTGAGGAGGTCTCTAACTTTGCCCTTAACCGCCTTAGGTATCAGATCGACGTACTGGGGCTTGACGACGGGCTTTATCTCCCCGTTTTTCAGCCTCTCGAAGTAGTTCTGGAGCTCGTTGCCGCGGAAGGTCTTGATCACGTTGTCCCATTCCTCGTTGTCGCCGCAGAGGTTGGGGATAAGCTGGCCCGAGAGGATTTTAACGGCGGTTGTCTTACCCGTTCCGTTCGGACCGAGGATTCCAACCACCATGCCGTCCTTGACGACGGGGAGACGGTAGAGGACGAAGGCGTTTATCCCGTACCTGTGAACACAGTCCTCGTCGAGCTGTTCCGGGAGGTTGACTATGGTTATCGCGCCGAAGGGGCACTTGTGAACGCAGATTCCACAGCCGGTACAGCTGGCCTCCTGGATAATCGGTCTGTAGTTCTCCTCGTCGATTATTATCGCTTCCCCGCCCATTCTGTTGACGGGGCAGACTCTCTCGCAGAGGAAGTGCCCGCACTTGTCGGGGTTGCACTTGTCGTAATCGATGACCGCTATCCTGCTCATCCTCACCACCGGGCCGGACTGGGAAAAGGTATTTTAAAGGGTTGCGGGGGTGAAACGGTAGCTCCTCCTATTTTGAATGACCCACTGTACTCCAACGCAACTAATGGACAAAAAATGTAAAATACAAGCCCTCACATTTTCCGCTTTCTCCAGAGAAGCGGGAGAAGCGGCAGGAATACAATTAGCCCTGGCCCGCAGGTGACGTTGAAACTGAACCCGTTTGAAGTTTCCGAAGTCGAAGTAGTGGGTTTGGAAGAAGGCTGGGATGAAGGGTGGAATCCAGTTTGGCTCTCCGTTGTGGTCTGCTGAGTATGTGGGGAGGATTTAGTTGGTGCCTCTGTTTGTGTGGGCTGGGTTGTCCGAGTTTGGGAGGGGGCAGTTGAAGTAGACGCTGAGGTGCAACCCCACGCGGTTTCAAACTTTGGGGTGACATTGTAGATTTCGGCGTCTGTATCGTGGATCTGGGCGTTTGAATCTTCCACCTCGGGGTTTGTCCCGCTCACTTTGGCGTTAGAATCGTGCACTTCAACGGAGGCTTCCTCATCCCAATTCCATCCAGAGTACTGGGGAACGCGACTAACGTTAATGAGACCTACATAAGGTCCACCGGCGAATACTGCGGTTCCGTCCTCCCGGATTTTGACGCTCGTCGTGTACATTGCCCTGGCCCACTTAAGGTTGCCGTTCGTGTCGAGAGCGAGCAAATAGGAATCCCCTGCTACCAAAATATCCCCGCCGGGGGTTAGAACAACCGCGTGAGCGTAGTCATCCTCGCTTCCGCCGTACGTCTTCTGCCACTTAACGTTGCCGTTCCCGTCGAGTCTCAAAAGCCAGAAATCCCTTCCGCCAGCACCGAAGCCCTCGGTGTCCCCTGCGACGATAATGTCGCCGTTGGGAGCAATTGCAACTGCACTAGCTTCATCCCACTCTTCTCCCCCGTAAGCCTTTCCCCATTTGAGGGTTCCATCCTTGTCAAGCTTCAAAACCCACGCGTCAGACCTGCCAGCACCAAAGCTACCTGTGTTCCCAGCTAGGATAATGTCGCCGTTTGAAGAGATTGCAACTGCGAGAACAGCCTCTCCGCCGCTTCCGCCGTACGTCTTCTGCCATTCAATTTTTCCGTTCTTGTCCAGCCTAATAACCCAGACATCATTCTGACCAGAGCCGAAGCTGTAAGTGTATCCTGCCACTATAACGTCGTCGTTGGGAGCTACAGCAACCGCGAGGGCTACATCAGGGTTGCTTCCTCCGAATGCCTTTCCCCATATCACGTTTCCATCTTTGTCGAGCCTGAGAACCCACGCATCATCATATCCCGCGCCGAAGCTTGAGGTGTCCCCTACGACGATGATGTCCCCGTTTGGGGCTACATCCACAGAGTAAGCCCAATCGTAACCCCTTCCTCCGTAAGTTCTTCCCCAGTTGGCATTCCCGTTTTCGTCAAGCCTCAAAACCAAAAAGTCCTCGTTACTAGCGCCAGAACTACCGGTTCTTCCTATGATAACTATATCGCCGTTTGAAGCTACGGCAACCGCATTAAATTGGCCGTCTTCGGAATTCTTCACCCAATAATGAGCGCCTCCTGTGGTGGCTTTCGCTGATGGCGTCATAAGAGCCGCCACTAACATCACGAGCCCTAATAGGGCAATAATGTTCTTTTTCATTTTCTATCTCCCCTCAGCACTCAACGTGAAAAAAGAAAATGTCACTCCCTCCGCCTTCTCCACAGAAGCGGTAGAAGGGGTAAGAGGGCGATTAGTCCGGGCCCGCAGGTGACGTTGAAACTGAACCCCTTTGAGGTTTCTGAGGAAGTGCCCGCCGATGAAGACCGGGATGGGGTGTGGAATCCCGTTTGACTTTCCGTTGTGGCCCGCTGGGTGTTTGTGGGAGAAGGCTTGGTCGTGGTTTCCGTTTTTGTCCGGGAATTAGACGAGCTTGTCTTCGTATGGGGTGGCGAACTTGCTGTGGAAGTTGCCCCACCCTGGCCTCCGGGCGAGAGCTTGATAACGTAGACATCGTTACTTCTAGTTTCAATTGAATAGGTGTATCCCACTATTATGTAGCCTCCATCACCAGTCTGCCGAATAGAATACCCTTTATCCCAAACGCCGCCTTGTGTGGGATCGTGGACACTTTCCGCATCGAATGCCTTTTCCCATTCCAAGTTCCCATCGGGGTCAGTCTTGATCAGATAAACATCGTATCCCTTTGAGCTCGAGAATGTGTACCCGACGATCGTGTAACCTCCATCGTCAGTCTGCAGGACAGAGAAGCCACAATCAGCGTTGCTTTCCCCGAATGTCTTTTCCCATCTTAGGTTTCCCGTGGGATCGACCTTAATCAGGTAAACATTGTAACCACCTGAATCGGATGAAAATGTAGTTCCGGCTATTATGTAATCACCATCCGCGGTTTGCTGGACGGAGAAGCCTCTGTCATCCCCCTCCCTTCCGAAGGTTCTTGTCCATTCTATATAACCACCTGAATCAGTTTTAACCAAATAAACATCGTTACTTTGAGTTTTAGTTGAATATACGTATCCAACTGTTATGTAGCCTCTATCTTTGGTCTGCTGGACGGGATGATCGCCAACATGCCCAAAAAAATTGTCACGGATTCCGCCGTACTCGTTTTCCCACTCAATGTTCCCTTTTGAATCAATCTTGGTCAAATAGATCGAATTGGGTGTGTATTTGCGTCCAGTGATAATGTAACCCCCGTCGTCGGTCGGCTGAACAGAGTGGCCTTCAATCGCCCTCTCCCCTCCAAACGCTTTTTCCCATTCCAGATTCCCGCTGGAGTCAGTTTTGATTAAGTATACTTTTCTACCGCTCTTGAGCGATTCTGTATACCCAACAGTGATATAACCCCCATCGGGGGTCTGCTGAACGTCGTAGGCACCATCATTGTCGTCTCCTTCGAACCTCTTCTCCCACTCGAGGTTTCCCTTTGAGTCGATCTTGACCAAGTAAACGTCGTCTGAGCCTTGAAGCACCGTGGTTCCAACTATTATGTACCCACCGTCTATAGTCTGCTGCACCGAATAACCGTAATCATGGTCGATCTCCTTTCCAAAGGTTCTCTCCCACTCCACCTTCACTCCCGCCTCGGACTGGGCGTGTACTGAGGCAACCATAAAGGTCAAAAAGAGAATTATCGCCACGCCAATTAGTGGTTTGCCAATCTTTCCCCTCCAGGCCTTGGGGGGCCCGTTTTGGGCAAAAACAGGGATTTTCATAACGCTCCCTTCCTACCCTTTTAGACTGCCGCCCCAAGAATCTCCCAAACCGGAAGAACTCAGGGTTAAGCGGTCTTGTTTTATATTGCCGCTTTCAAAGTATTTATAAGTTTCTGAGGGATGACTAAATATCAACATTAAGCCCATATATACTTTACAAAAACCAGCTAAAAACTGAAAAAGTTAAAGTTAAAACCGCAATGATCGTCATCCTAGGATGCCCCCTTGTTTCCGGCGAGTAACATGAAAGGAAAAGACTCACGCTTCCCTCTCTATCCTGTGGAGCAAAACCTTAAGCCGCTCGATGAAGTCCTCGCCAATCGGGATGCCCTCCTTCAGCATGAGCTCGACCTGAGAGATGGCGTTCTGAAGCTCATCGTGCTGCTCCTTCGTGTAGAACTTCAAGTCTTCAAGGGCGTTCAGGAGCTCGGCCTTGTCGTTTAGCCTCGCGCTCAAGAGAGCAAGCTTTGCAGTTTTTTCAACGGCCTCCTTTGTTAGCCTCTTGATTTCCTCCCTGGAGCGGCTCCTCTTCAGGGTTTGCTCGGTTTCCTCAAGGCTCTTCTTTAACTCCTCGCGCTCCCTGTGGAGGATTTCAAGATCCTCCAACGCGCGCAAGAACTCTTCAACGCTCTGGTAGCGCTCCTCCTTCCTCTTTGCGAGAAGCTTCTCGATTATCCCGTCGTACCTTGCTAGGGCTGGGTTGATCTTCGATGGTGGAACGGGTTTAACATCCTTCGCCAGGATCTTGCCCACGATCGCCCCCGGCGTGTATCCCTCGTAGGGGAGCTTTCCAGTTAAGAGCTCGTAGAGGATGACGCCGAGCCCGTAAATGTCAGTTCTATGATCTGGAGAGCCATAAGTCCCCTCGTCGAGCTGTTCTGGAGCCGCGTAGAGCGGTGAGTAGCCGCTGTGAGTTGAGAGCGAGCTCCTTGCGCTTATCTTCGCCAGCCCCCAGTCGGTTATCTTCGGGGTTAAGTCACTCCTAAGGAGAACGTTGAGGGG encodes the following:
- a CDS encoding SagB/ThcOx family dehydrogenase encodes the protein MPWNYRGIGWFVVFTVIVLSSLLLVKPYLPRESGGTASGEEIALPKPRFKGEMIVEEAILRRRSMRDYLPEPLKLEELSQLLWAAQGITSPDGKRAAPSAGATYPFEVFVVAGNVEGLEPGIYKYNPQRHSLMFIKRGDYRDDLERAALDQDWVGNAAVDIVLVAFYGRATEVYGERGVRYVHMEAGHIGENIYLQATALGLGTVAVGAFDDERVSEILGTEGRPLYIFPVGRV
- a CDS encoding AIR synthase family protein codes for the protein MGLPPGKLPPEKLEELVFKRLEKSDPRVITGPGQGIDAAAIDFGEKIVVASTDPITGAVEDIGFYAVHVNANDVATFGARPRWFLVTILLPENGDEALLSGLMGDIVETARNIGVSVVGGHTEVTPGLNRPIVIGTMLGEVEKEKLVRSDGARPGDAIVMTKWAGLEGTSIIAREKREELASAFGGDFVERASSLIDYISIVPEATVLRDYANAMHDPTEGGIANGIYEMADAAGLGFRVFPNRVPIRDETLKVCEFYSLNPLALISSGSLLAAVPRDHAKFVVERLLSKGINAAVIGEFLAEKKRVAIVDGEERPFPRPKTDELWKVFGE
- a CDS encoding CGP-CTERM sorting domain-containing protein; this translates as MKIPVFAQNGPPKAWRGKIGKPLIGVAIILFLTFMVASVHAQSEAGVKVEWERTFGKEIDHDYGYSVQQTIDGGYIIVGTTVLQGSDDVYLVKIDSKGNLEWEKRFEGDDNDGAYDVQQTPDGGYITVGYTESLKSGRKVYLIKTDSSGNLEWEKAFGGERAIEGHSVQPTDDGGYIITGRKYTPNSIYLTKIDSKGNIEWENEYGGIRDNFFGHVGDHPVQQTKDRGYITVGYVYSTKTQSNDVYLVKTDSGGYIEWTRTFGREGDDRGFSVQQTADGDYIIAGTTFSSDSGGYNVYLIKVDPTGNLRWEKTFGESNADCGFSVLQTDDGGYTIVGYTFSSSKGYDVYLIKTDPDGNLEWEKAFDAESVHDPTQGGVWDKGYSIRQTGDGGYIIVGYTYSIETRSNDVYVIKLSPGGQGGATSTASSPPHTKTSSSNSRTKTETTTKPSPTNTQRATTESQTGFHTPSRSSSAGTSSETSKGFSFNVTCGPGLIALLPLLPLLWRRRRE
- a CDS encoding M67 family metallopeptidase produces the protein MRLVIRRDDLVGIIKSAGESEGEICGFLLGRIEGSAVFVEEVRGTRNKLNSPIAFEIDPLETAEVLDEAEGKGLEVVGVFHSHLECPPVPSGKDIEGMDLWRNVWLIVTPSGGFQAWILENGEVKEVRVETR
- a CDS encoding ribosome biogenesis/translation initiation ATPase RLI, which encodes MSRIAVIDYDKCNPDKCGHFLCERVCPVNRMGGEAIIIDEENYRPIIQEASCTGCGICVHKCPFGAITIVNLPEQLDEDCVHRYGINAFVLYRLPVVKDGMVVGILGPNGTGKTTAVKILSGQLIPNLCGDNEEWDNVIKTFRGNELQNYFERLKNGEIKPVVKPQYVDLIPKAVKGKVRDLLKRADESGRLDEVARELELENILDRDIRQLSGGELQRVAIAAALLRDAHFYFFDEPSSYLDIRQRLRIAKTIRKLADSGKAVLTVEHDLAILDYMSDIIHVVYGKPGAYGIFSQPKSTRNGINEFLRGYLRDENVRFRPFEISFTKKSERKSQEGEILVQYPSLVKEYENGSFRLEAEGGELYVGEVVGIVGPNGIGKTTFVKMLAGVEKPTEGEVDWSLTVSYKPQYIKTDYEGTVFDLLSKIDAAKLMSNFYKTELLNPLGIPELYDRQVNELSGGELQRVAITACLLRDADLYLLDEPSAHLDVEQRLAVSKAIRSLMAKNEKTALIVEHDVMMVDYLSDRLIVFEGEPGKHGRALPPMGMRDGMNRFLANIGITFRRDPDTGRPRANKEGSVKDREQKEMGEYYYTAA
- a CDS encoding CGP-CTERM sorting domain-containing protein; translation: MKNSEDGQFNAVAVASNGDIVIIGRTGSSGASNEDFLVLRLDENGNANWGRTYGGRGYDWAYSVDVAPNGDIIVVGDTSSFGAGYDDAWVLRLDKDGNVIWGKAFGGSNPDVALAVAVAPNDDVIVAGYTYSFGSGQNDVWVIRLDKNGKIEWQKTYGGSGGEAVLAVAISSNGDIILAGNTGSFGAGRSDAWVLKLDKDGTLKWGKAYGGEEWDEASAVAIAPNGDIIVAGDTEGFGAGGRDFWLLRLDGNGNVKWQKTYGGSEDDYAHAVVLTPGGDILVAGDSYLLALDTNGNLKWARAMYTTSVKIREDGTAVFAGGPYVGLINVSRVPQYSGWNWDEEASVEVHDSNAKVSGTNPEVEDSNAQIHDTDAEIYNVTPKFETAWGCTSASTSTAPSQTRTTQPTQTEAPTKSSPHTQQTTTESQTGFHPSSQPSSKPTTSTSETSNGFSFNVTCGPGLIVFLPLLPLLWRKRKM